Proteins from a genomic interval of Cucumis melo cultivar AY chromosome 7, USDA_Cmelo_AY_1.0, whole genome shotgun sequence:
- the LOC103494409 gene encoding FCS-Like Zinc finger 5: MMLLGKRPRGQMKRTSSVSGITVDLSHVEGQEPSEDHQVPTTGEIPPVICSSQSLDCDVMNYTLSFVSPRGRKNLSPAAFNKDIDHRSSDHFLRSCTFCRRRLSPGRDIYMYMGDTAFCSAECREQKMKEDWRKEKGITTTVHRPA; this comes from the exons ATGATGTTACTCGGGAAGCGTCCACGAGGCCAAATGAAGAGAACCAGCAGTGTATCAGGGATAACCGTCGATCTAAGCCACGTGGAGGGTCAAGAGCCGTCCGAAGATCATCAGGTTCCGACCACCGGAGAAATTCCTCCCGTCATCTGCAGCAGCCAAAGTTTGGATTGTGATGTAATGAATTATACCTTATCTTTTGTGTCACCGAGAGGCCGCAAAAATCTCTCCCCCGCCGCCTTTAACAAAGACATTGACCACCGTTCTTCCGATCACTTTCTCCGTAGTTGCACCTTCTGTCGCCGCCGTCTATCACCCGGCCGTGACATTTATATGTACAT GGGAGATACAGCTTTTTGTAGTGCCGAGTGCAGAGAGCAGAAGATGAAAGAAGATTggagaaaagagaagggaataACCACCACCGTCCATCGGCCGGCATGA
- the LOC103494410 gene encoding uncharacterized protein LOC103494410 has product MAATSHSLFSFTNSQCLNKPTCLLPPTTNSKSLFRSPPLSFRSKSLPTIRCSLNNGDDPIEKKFSSFPTVMDINEIRKILPHRFPILLVDRVIEYNPGVSVVAIKNVTINESFFPGHFPERPIMPGVLMVEAMAQTGGIVMLQPDVGGSRENFFFVGIDKVRFRKPVIAGDTLVMRMTLVKLQKKFGIAKMEGKAYVGGDVVCEGEFLMAMGKEE; this is encoded by the exons ATGGCTGCCACTTCCCATTCTCTCTTCTCCTTCACCAATTCTCAATGTCTCAACAAGCCCACTTGCCTTCTTCCTCCCACCACTAACTCTAAATCCCTCTTCAGATCCCCCCCTCTCTCTTTTCGCTCCAAGTCTCTTCCCACTATCCGCTGTTCTCTCAACAATGGCGACGATCCCATTGAAAAAA AGTTTTCATCTTTTCCTACTGTTATGGATATCAATGAGATTCGTAAAATCTTGCCTCACAG GTTTCCGATTCTTTTAGTAGATAGAGTTATTGAATACAATCCTGGAGTCTCGGTTGTTGCTATTAAGAATGTCACTATAAATGAGAGTTTCTTTCCAGGGCACTTCCCGGAGAGACCCATCATGCCTGGTGTTCTCATGGTTGAG GCAATGGCTCAAACTGGCGGTATAGTTATGCTGCAACCAGATGTGGGAGGCTCTCGTGAAAATTTCTTCTTTGTCGGTATTGATAAAGTGAGGTTCCGAAAGCCCGTGATCGCAGGAGACACGTTGGTCATGCGAATGACTCTTGTCAAGTTGCAGAAGAAGTTTGGAATTGCCAAAATGGAAGGGAAGGCATACGTTGGAGGGGATGTCGTCTGCGAAGGCGAGTTCTTGATGGCCATGGGCAAAGAAGAATAA